Proteins encoded in a region of the Populus nigra chromosome 3, ddPopNigr1.1, whole genome shotgun sequence genome:
- the LOC133688327 gene encoding uncharacterized protein LOC133688327 has product MSLMMKPRCRVSDIVDGKTRMKSAGSYNIDYALFSGSPKWLETTKNLRIADITIGFLKNDQGDIDEAPGAYDFLTVGLHELGHALGLAHSSIKGAVLWPYTGMNETRVLQDDDVHGIEALYGVK; this is encoded by the exons ATGTCGTTGATGATGAAGCCGCGATGCAGGGTGTCGGATATTGTTGATGGCAAGACTCGAATGAAATCTGCAGGGAGCTACAACATTGATTATGCATTATTTTCAGGATCACCTAAGTGGCTAGAAACCACAAAA AATCTTAGAATTGCAGACATCACGATTGGCTTTCTTAAAAATGACCAAGGAGATATAGATGAAG CCCCAGGGGCCTATGACTTTTTGACGGTTGGATTGCATGAACTAGGGCATGCTTTGGGGCTTGCTCATTCCTCAATTAAAGGTGCTGTCCTGTGGCCATATACTGGCATGAATGAAACCAGGGTTCTGCAGGACGATGATGTTCATGGAATTGAAGCTTTGTATGGTGTCAAGTGA
- the LOC133688303 gene encoding uncharacterized protein LOC133688303 gives MLLLMALFPASHLLLHGTRISHVQSPKLHSCGLNSPCLRTYPPKQQEETAYKYQTQARIVRKAKSEVKMEKEEVGLVVDAEKLRFEFLQVLRGRRTAEVPLTVEPANPVKHPLFQETPRPTFSEAMESCPKVEIKNFNSLLKEENLYLTTEAGEQGRLPVLILSMKGSEERRPAIVFLHSTHKNKEWLRPLLEAYASRGYVAIAIDSRYHGERASNLTTYRDALISSWKNSDTMPFIFDTVWDLIKLADYLTQREDIDPTRIGITGESLGGMHAWFGAAVDTRYSVVVPIIGVQGFCWAIDHDKWQARVDSIKPLFEEARKDLGKSAIDKEVVEKVWNRIAPGLASCFDSPYTVPAVAPRPMLIVNGAEDPRCPLAGLEVPKSRAIKAYGEAHSLDKFKLVAEPGIGHRMTPFMVKEASDWFDKYLKQQAA, from the exons ATGCTCCTATTAATGGCGCTGTTCCCAGCATCACATCTCTTATTACACGGGACCCGCATCTCGCACGTGCAAAGCCCAAAGCTCCACTCGTGTGGACTCAACTCCCCTTGTTTAAGAACATACCCGccaaaacaacaagaagaaactGCCTATAAGTACCAGACCCAAGCCCGGATTGTGAGAAAAGCAAAGAGTGAGGTCAAGATGGAAAAGGAAGAAGTTGGTCTTGTTGTTGATGCTGAGAAGCTGAGGTTTGAATTCCTTCAAGTCTTGCGTGGCAGAAGAACTGCTGAAG TTCCGTTGACTGTGGAACCTGCAAACCCAGTGAAGCATCCCTTGTTTCAAGAGACTCCACGGCCAACATTCAGTGAG GCAATGGAGTCTTGTCCGAAAGTAGAGATCAAAAATTTCAATAGTCTACTCAAAGAGGAGAATCTTTATTTGACTACTGAG GCAGGGGAGCAAGGGCGTTTGCCTGTCCTGATTCTGAGTATGAAGGGGAGTGAAGAAAGAAGGCCAGCTATTGTATTTCTGCATAGCACACATAAGAATAAGGAGTGGTTGCGACCATTGCTCGAG GCATATGCTTCGCGGGGATATGTTGCAATTGCGATTGACTCTCGCTACCATGGGGAACGAGCCAGCAATTTGACTACCTATAGAGAT GCTCTTATATCATCATGGAAAAACAGTGATACAATGCCATTCATATTTGACACG GTCTGGGACTTGATAAAACTGGCTGATTATCTTACTCAGAGGGAGGATATAGATCCTACCAGGATAGGAATTACTGGAGAATCATTGGGAG GAATGCATGCTTGGTTTGGTGCTGCTGTTGACACCCGATATTCAGTGGTGGTCCCAATAATTGGTGTGCAG GGTTTTTGTTGGGCCATAGACCATGATAAGTGGCAAGCTCGAGTTGACAGTATAAAGCCTTTATTTGAAG AAGCACGGAAAGATCTAGGCAAGAGTGCAATTGATAAAGAAGTGGTGGAGAAG GTCTGGAATAGGATTGCACCTGGTCTGGCTTCTTGCTTTGATTCGCCATATACAGTTCCAGCCGTCGCACCAAGACCTATGCTGATTGTTAATG GTGCAGAAGATCCTCGATGCCCACTCGCAGGTTTGGAAGTTCCCAAATCAAGAGCAATTAAGGCTTATGGAGAAGCACACTCTCTGGATAAATTTAAG CTGGTTGCTGAACCTGGAATTGGACATCGAATGACGCCATTCATGGTAAAAGAAGCAAGTGATTGGTTTGACAAGTACCTTAAGCAACAAGCTGCTTAG